The nucleotide sequence GCTACCGCCTCGCCCGCATCCGCGAGCTCACCGGGGGCGACCTGCACGACGTGGACACCCGCCTCAACCTGCACCTGGCCACCCGGGCCCTGCAGGTGCTGCGCGGTGCCGAGGTCGCAGCAGTCCCGGCGCTGCGCAGCCCAGCGGTGCCGAACCAGGCAGCCGAGGTCGTGGAGTGAGTGCCCCGGCCGGCGCCGCCCCGTCGCCGCCGCGCCTACCCTCGTGGGTTGCGCAACGGCGCACCCTGGTGAGCACGACGAGAGAGGGAAGCAGGTGCACATGGCAGACGACCGCAGGCCACCGCTGGAGACCCCGGAGGCCGACCGCCTCGAGCAGGAGCGCGCGCTCGACGAGCTGCCGGAGGACGGCGACACCACCGACGAGCTGCCCGAGCAGCTGCCCGAGTCGCTGGAGGCTGATCCCGCCGACGCCCTCGACCAGCGCCGCGAGCTGCCGGACACCGACGACGACTACCCGCCCGGCGAGACGGCCGGCTAGACCCGCGCCGGGTCGTCGCCGGGCTCGCGCACGAGCCGAAGGGGGTTGTCGCTAGCAGCTCTGGACCTCTCCCCCGGAAGGTGTGTTGTCATGCGCCCTGTTCTCGTGCCCCTCTCTACCGAGCCCGGCGGCGGGCCAGCTGCAGCCGTCACCAGCCGACGCCGACAGCTCCGGCTGGGCGCGTGCAGCGCAACCGTGGTCCTCGGGGTCGTGCTGGCCGGCTGCACGTCGTCCTCCACCCCCAGCCCCACCGTCTCCTCCGCCTCCGCCGTCGCCGACGTGCCCGCGATCGTCGACAAGGTCGAGCCGTCGGTGGTCACGATCATCAACAACAACGACCTGGGCAGCGGCGTGGTCTACCGGAGCGACGGCATCATCCTCACTGCCGCGCACGTGGTCTCCGGGGCGGCGCAGGTGGTCATCGCCTACTCCGACGGCCAGCGCGGGCCCGCCACGGTGCGGGCCAGCGACGCGGGCAGCGACATCGCGGTGCTGCAGGCCAGCCGGCAGGACCTGCCGGCCGCGACCTTCAACACCGAGCTGCCGGTGGTGGGCGCACCCACGGTGGTGATCGGCAGCCCGCTGGGCCTGCAGGACACGGTGACCTCCGGGATCATCTCTGGGCTGCACCGGGAGATCCCCACCTCCAGCAACATCGGCACCGCGCTGTCTGACCTCATCCAGACCGACGCCCCGATCTCTCCGGGCAACTCCGGAGGACCGCTGGTCAACGCCGGGGCCGAGGTGATCGGGCTGGCCGAGGCCTACCTCCCGCCGACCACCGGGGCGGTGGCGCTGGGCTTCGCCACGCCGGCGGCGACGGTGGTGAGCGTGGCCGACCAGCTGCTGGCCTCCGGCACCGCCAAGAACCCCTACGTCGGCCTGCAGATCCAGACGCTGACCGCGGCCGAGGCACAGCGGCTGGAGCTCAACCGCGACAGCGGCGTGGTCGTGGTGGAGGTGGTGCAGGACAGCCCGGCCGCCAACGCAGGCTTGCAGCCCGGCGACGTCATCATCAGCTTCGACGGCAAGGACACCCCCACTGCCCAGGCCTTCGTGCGGATCCTGCGCGGCACCACGCCGGGGCAGACCGTCCCGATGACGGTGCTGCGGGGACCTTCTGAGCAGCAGCTGCAGGTGGTGATCGGCGCCCGAGCCGGCTGACGGTGCTCCGGGTCAGCGCTGGTCGGGTCAGCGTTGGGCGGGTCAGCGCTGGTCGGGGGGCTCGGTCGCGGTGTGCACCTCGACCACCTCCCGGGCGAGGTCGGCGCTGATGGTGTGCGCCCCGTCGACCCGCTCCACCCGGACGGTCACCCGCTCGTAGGGCCGCGTCGCCAGCTGCACGACGGGGACCTCCTCGTGCAGCACCAGCACCACCGGCTCACGCTCCTCCCCGAACGCGGCACCCTCGGCGGCCTGGTCGGGGGTCTGGGCGTCGGGGACCTGGTCATCGGGGGTCTGGGCCACCGGCAGGTGCTCCAGCACCAGCTCTTCCCGGCGGACGTCCACGCTCACCTGGCGGGTCTCGGTGACCACCCGCCGGCGCACCCGCACCCGTTCGACGGGCACCCGGCGGACGCGGACGTCCAGCTCCTCCTCGGCGCGAGTCGTGCTGGCAGGTGCCGCACCCACAGCACCGGTACGACCAGGACGCGCCGCCGAGGGGTCGGCGGCGCGTCCCGGGTCGGGGGTGGCGCTCACGAGCGCTTGTGGCCCTTGTCGTCGTCGGTCACCTGGTCGATCTGCTCCTTGCGGACCTGCTCGGAGACCTTCTCCTCGCCGCGGACGGTCTCGGTGTCCATCCGCACCCGCTCCTTGGGCACCGTCTTCTTCTCCACCACCGGCTCCTCGGCGTGCAGCGTCACCTCGTGCTCCTCCTCGCTGATCTCCGGCCCGGAGGTGGCGGCGTCCACGTTGGCGTCGGTGATGGGCTCGCGCTGCACCCGGACCTCCTCGTGCGAGACGGGCACCGACTGGGTCACCGTCTCGGTGACCACGTGCTTGCGCAGCCGTGCCCGGCCCGTCCGCACGCGCTCGGTGCTCACGCTCACCTCCTCCTCCGACCGGGTCATCGCGTCGTCGGTGTTGGGCCCGGAGGTGTCGTGGCCCGAGCTGCTGGACTGGCTCGCCTGGCCCGCGCTGCTGCTGGCCGAGCCGCTGCTGCCCGCTGAGCTGGTGCCGCTGGAGCTGGTCTCGCTCGAGCCGCTGGAGCTGCTGCCGCTCGAGCCGCTGGAGCCGGTGCCGCTGGAGCTGGTGTCGGCGGTGGCGGTGCTGCCGGAGTAGGGCACGTCGTAGTAGGTGAACAGCTCGATCTCCTCGTCGGTGGACAGGTCGCCACCGGGATCGTGGTGGGGCGCGTCCTTGATGAGGTTCTTGCTGTAGGGCACCGTGAGGTCCTTCTCCTCCAGCGAGGCGTCGACCAGCGGGACCAGGGTCACGTGGCCGCCGAAGAACCCGGTCTTCACCGCCGCCCACTCCGGCTGGTTGGTCTCCACGTCGAGGTAGATCGCGTCCACCTTCCCGACCTTGCTGCCGCTGCCGTCCTTCACCTGCAGCCCTTCCAGCTGGTCGGGGCTCATGGTGCGGGGATTAGCCATCTCAGTTCTCCTCGTTGCGTGGGGGCCGCGCGCTGCTGGCGCGGTCCGGAAGTTCGTCGGTCCTCGTCGGCCCCCACCCACCGGCGCCGCACGCTGCGGACGCCGGCCCGACCTTCCCCACGGTAAGCGCGTTCGGCCCCCCGCGCCGTTCGACAAAACCCATGGTTACCTGGGGAAACAGTGTTGCCAGCCGCGTCCGAGCAGCGCCAGGAGAGGCCCCGGAGGTGGCCGCGGTTGTCGGTCGTCGACGCGCTGGCGAGGATGGGCCGAGACCCACCCGACGGGTGCTGCGCGGACAGAGAGGACTGGAGATGCCGAAGACCACCAAGCAGGGCAAGGCGATCGAGGACGAGCTGCCGAGCACCCTGCAGCGCTCCGACGACAAGGCCAAGCGGACCTTCGCCAAGACGCACGACTCCGCCGCCGAGGAGTACGGCGACGAGCGGCGCGCCAACCAGGTGGCCTACTCCGCGCTCAAGCACACCCACGAGAAGGTGGGTGACCACTGGGAGCCCAAGGACGGCAAGGGCCCCTCGGACGAGCAGGCCGAGGGCGGCAACCGGGAGACCGCCGGCGGGGTGGACGCCAACGCGTCCAAGGCCCACCTCATGGAGCTGGCCAGGCGCCTGGACGTCAGCGGCCGGTCCCGGATGACCAAGGACGAGCTGGTCCAGGCCATCGGCAAGGCGAACGACCGGGAGTCCGCCCGCGCCCGCAAGTCCTGAGCGGCGTGGGAGACCAGCGCCACGCGGGCCCGCACGGTGCACCCGAGGGGAACTCGGTACGGTCCTGGAACATGGGAACACTGGAGCTGCTGCTCGTCCGGCACGGGGAGAGCGTCGGGAACTTGGCGCAGCGCAAGGCAGAAGCAGCCAAGGCCGACCGGCTCGAGGTCGATCTCCGCGACGCCGACGTGGCGCTGTCGCCGCTCGGGCTGGAGCAGGCCCGGGCCTTCGGCCGGTGGCTGCGCGAGCAGGATCCCGACCAGCGTCCGCAGGGGCTCTGGGTGTCCACGTACGCCCGTGCCCGGGAGACCGCCAGCACCGCGCTGGAGGAGGCCGGGCTGCAGCTGCCGACCCGGGTGGACGAGCGGCTGCGCGACCGCGAGCTCGGCGTGCTGGACATGCTCACCACCCAGGGCATGCTGGCTCGCTACCCGGAGGAGGCTGAGCGCCGCGGCTGGCTGGGCAAGTTCTACCACCGCCCGCCCGGTGGGGAGTCGTGGGCGGACGTCATCCTGCGGCTGCGCACCTGGCTGGCCGACCTGGAGCGCACCACCCCGCACCAGCGCGTGCTCGTGGTCGCCCACGACATGGTGATCCTGGGCATCCGCTACATCTGCGAGCAGCTCAGCGAGGAGGAGGTGCTCGCCATCGGCAAGGGTTCCGGAGTCGCCAACGCCTCGGTCACCCGGCTGGTGCGCGAGCCCGACGGCCTCACCTGGCGCCTCGACGTCTTCAACGACCAGGATCACTTGACCGACAACGGAACTCCCACGACCGACCAACCGACGGAGCACGATGCCCGAGCACACTGACTCACCCGAGATCGTCACCCCCGCGCTGCTGCGCGAGTGGCGGCTGCCCGAGCTGGGCGGGTCCAAGAACAGCCGCGGACGGCTGCTGGTGGTCGGCGGCGCACGGACCACCCCCGGTGCGGTCGCGCTGTCCTCCGTCGCGGCGCTGCGGGTGGGCGCCGGCGTGCTCACCGCCGCGGTGGCCCGCTCGGTCGCCGTGCAGCTGGCGCTGAGCGTGCCCGAGCTGGGTGTGATCGAGCTGCCGGAGACCGACGCAGGATCGGTGCGTCGCGACGCCGCCGAGGCGCTGGCCGACCAGCTGGAGCAGGTGGACGCGGTGCTGTTCGGCCCCGGCCTGGACAACCCGGACGAGACCCGGCCCCTGCTCGCCGAGCTGGTGCGCCGACTGCCCGAGGACGTGCCGGTGGTGCTGGACGCCTACGGCATCGGGGTGCTGGCCGACGCCGAGGAGACCGCCGAGCGGCTGTCCGGGCGGCTGGTGCTCACCCCCAACACCACCGAGGCCGCCTTCCTGCTGCACTGCGAGGAGGACGAGCTGGACGACCCGCTGGACACCGCGGTGCGGGTGGCCGAGGCCTACGGCGCCGTGGTGACGGCGCACAACGGCATCGCCGACGCCAAGGGCGGACGGTGGGTCTCCCCCACCGGGCACTCCGGGCTGGGCACGGCCGGCAGCGGGGACGTGCTGGCCGGCGCGGTGGCCGGGCTGCTGGCCCGGGGCGCCGACGCCGCGCAAGCGGCGTGCTGGGGCACCTACCTGCACGGCACCGCCGGCGACCGCCTTGCTGCGCGGGTGGGCCGGGTGGGCTTCCTGGCCCGTGAGCTGCTGGAGGAGATCCCGCTGGTGAACACCGAGATGGACGCCTGACCCGGAGCCGCTACAGCGGGATGGTCTCCCCGCGCCTGGGCACGCGCAGTCGCTCGCCCAGGCCGGCGCCGCTGGCCGCGCTGAGGAACGCCGACAGCGGAGAGCGGAACACCCCGTAGTCGTCGTGGTGCACCGGCACGGCGATGTCCGGCTGGATGCGCTGCAGGAAGTCCACGCCCTGCGCGGCGTCCATGGTGACGGTGTGCAGCAGCACCCGGGTACCGCCCAGGTGCACCACCGCGACGTCGATGTCGGGGTGGCGGCGGTGGATCTCGTCCAGGTGGTCCCCGGTGAGGGTGTCGCCGCTGACGTAGACCCGCCGGGTCACCTCGCCGCCCGCCCGGTGCACCAGCAGCGAGCCCATCACCGGGGGCAGCAGCCGACCCATCACCCCCCGGGCGTGGATGGCCGGCAGCGACTCCACCGTCAGCGTCTCGTGGGTGTGCACGGCGCCCGGGCGGGCCGCGAGCTCGGTGCTCTCCCAGGGCGTGAGGCCCGTGGTGACGAAGCCCCAGCTGTTCAGCCGGCGCCCGGCCTGCGGCGTGGTGATGATGGGCACCGCCTTGTCCAGCCGGTGGCGGGCCACCCGGTCGAAGTGGTCGCCGTGCAGGTGCGACAGGACCACGGCGTCCAGCGCGGGCAGGTCGCCCGGCTGCATCGCCGGCTCGGTGAGACGGGTGGACCACAGCCCCTTGCCCAGGTAGGCGCGCTGGCCCCGGTGCAGGAAGTTGGGGTCGGTGAGCACGGTGAAACCACCCAGCCGGATCAGCGTGGTCGCCGTCCCGATGAAGGTGATGCTGTCGCCGGTGGGCGCGCTGGATGGGCCGGGGGCCGTCATGGCGGGGGTGCTCCTCTGGGCTGGTGAGTCACGCCCTGCGATGAGACCACAGCCACCCCGCGCGTGCCGGGTCAGCGCGGCGCACCACCGCCCTGCAGCACCGCCAGCAGCCGGGCCAGCTGGTCCTCGCCGGCGGGAGGCAGTGCCGCCCGCGCCGCGGCCGTCGTCCGCCCCGCGGCGGACAGGCACCACGCCAGCTGCTCGTGCAACCTCGCCGTGCCGACCTCCTCGGCGGGCACCACCGCGGGCCACTGCCAGGCGTGGGCCTGCGCGCTGACCTTGCCGCCGCCGGCCACCGGGTCCACGGCCAGCGCCGGCACCCCGTTCTTCAGCGCGAGCACCAGTCCGTGCATCCGCATGGTGACCACCGCGTCCAACCGCCGCAGCAGCGCCTCGATCTGCCCCGGGGTGGCGGCCAGCCGCCAGTCCCGCGGGTCCAGCCGGGTGTCCAGGTCCAGGCGCGCGGCGTCCACCGTGGAGAGCCAGCCCTGCAGGGCAGCCACCACCGCGGGGTGCCGCCGCCGCGGGCCGTACTCGGCCTGGCCCCGGGTGAGGTAGACCCCGAGCACCGGGACGCTGGCAGACCGGTGGCGGGCGGCGAGGTCGCGCTGGGCGGGCACCCCAGGGGCGTCCCTGGCGATGACGTGGTCGAACCCCGCGACCGCGGGGTCAGCGGCGTCGAGGACGCTCACGCCCACCGCGATGCGGCACAGGCCGGCGAAGCGCCGGTGCAGCTGCGTCGGGCCCGCCCCGGCCAGCGGTCCGCAGGCGAACACCAGGTGGGTGAAGCGCGCCGGGTCGGCGTCGTCCAGGCGCAACCCCTCCGGCGGGCACATCACCGCGCTCCAGGCCAGCTCGTGGGCGGTGCCCGCCCGCGCCAGCGCCCGGCCCACTGCCTGCATGCTGAGCACGTCGCCGGCGGTGGCCTCACCGTGCAGCAGGCTGGGCCAGCCCACCACCAGCACCCTGACCCGGTGCTCGCTCACGAGACGTAGCGGCGGGTGGTGGAGCCGCGCTGCATCTGCTCCAGCAGCCGGTAGCCCTGCTCCAGCTCCGGCGCCACCACCCGCCGCTCGGCCAGCACCCACGGCAGGCCGCGCACGGCCTCGGCGAACCCGGCCACCGACAACCGGTCCCGCGGCACCGTGCGCGCCAGGTAGAGCGTGCGCCGCACCGCGCTGGGCAGTGGCCGGCGCAGCCAGGTGAACCACAGGGTGTTGCGGATGCCGTGCCGACGCCGCAGGTGCGGGTCCCGCGCCCGGGACGGGTGGTGGTGGCAGACCAGCTCGGGGACGTAGGCCATCACCCAGCCGGCGGTGGCCAGGTCGGCGGCGAGCAGCTCCTCCTCACCGCCGAGCCACAGCCGGGCGGAGAAGCCTCCGGCCGCCTCGAACGCCGAGCGACGCACCACCGACGCCCCCGCCAGGAAGCTGAGCAGCGGGTGGCCGGGCAGCCCCGCGGGGTGGTGCAGCGGCGAGCGGCGCAGCTCGTCGCAGATGGGGTCGTCGTGGCCGCCGGGCTCCACCACGATGCGGGCGGTGAGCACCGCCAGCTGCGGGTGCGCCTCCAGCAGGTCCGCCGCCCGCGCCAGGGCACCGGGGTCCCACCAGGTGTCGTCGTCGCAGAAGGCGACGTAGGGGGCGTCCACCGTGGCGACGCCGAGGTTGCGCCCGGTGGCACCCATGTTCCAGCCCGGGCTCAGCAGCGTCACCTCGGGGTGGCGGGTTCGCACCATCTCGGCGGTGCCGTCGGTGCAGCCGTTGTCCACCACCACCACGGCGGGCTCCTCCGGCAGCCCGGCCAGGCTGGCGAGCGTCCGGTGCAGCTCGGTGCAGCGGTCGTGCGTGATCACCACCACCGCCACCCGGGGCTCACCCACCGCTGGTCTCCAGCAGCCGTACCTGCGCCTCCACCTCCGCCGGCAGCCGGCGGCGGGTGCGCAGCGCTGCAGGCAGCCGCCGGGCCAGCTCCGGCACGGACGGGCGGGCGTCGCCGTCGCGCAGCGCAGCGGCGGTGTGCCGCAGCGCCACCGGCAGCGGACGGCGCAGCCAGGCGGAGAGCACGTCGTTGCGGGCCTGCAGCTGCCGCCGGCCCCGCCGGTCGGCCCCGGGCTGCGGGTGGTGGTGCGCCACCACGTCGTCGGCGTAGGACAGACCCCAGCCGGCCGCGGCGAGGTCCTGGGCCAGCACCGCCTCCTCCCCCAGGAAGAAGATCACCGGGCTGAAGCCGCCGGCCTGCAGGAACGCGCGACGACGCACCACCGCCGCGCAGGCGACGAAGCCCAGCACCGACGGCCCCGGCAGGTCGGCGGCCACCGGCAGCGGGCTGGCGGCCATCGCGACGCTGACCGGGTCCAGCCGCTCCTGCGGGCCCACCAGGGTCCGCGCCGCCAGCACCGCCAGCCGGGGACAGGCGTCGAAGTGCTCCGCCGCCCGGCCCAGTGCGCCGGGTGCCCACCAGGAGTCGTCGTCGCTGAAGGCCACGCAGGGCGTGCTCGCCAGCTGCACGCCGAGGTTGCGCGCCCCGGCACCCAGGTTGCGCCCGGGCTCCACCAGGCTCACCTCGGGGTGTGCCGCCCGCACCGCCGCGGCTGTTCCGTCGGTGGAACCGTTGTCCACCAAGATGATCGGGGGGCGCTCCGGCAGCGCCGACAGGTGCGCCAGCGAGGTGAGCAGCTGTGCACGCCGGTCCCGGGTCATCATCACCACCGTGGTGCGCGGGTCCATCAGGCGGGCGGAGCCGGCTCGAGGTGCACCGCCTTGAGGGCGCTCAGCTCGCCCAGCAGGGCAGGGCCGAAGCCGGGGCCGGAACCGCTGGCACGACGGGGGTCGGCCGAGCCACCCGGGGCGCCGCCGAACACGGCGTTCACCTTCACCGTGCCCACCTCCAGGTGCTCAGCGGCACGCAGGGCGTGGTCCATCCGCGGGGTGAGCACGGTGGCGGCCAGCCCGTGGGCGCCGGCCTCGGCCAGCTCCAGCCCCTCCTCGAAGTCGGCCACCACCACGATCGCGGCCACCGGGCCGAAGGTCTCCTCGGTGAGCACGGCCATGTCCGGGGTGCACCCGGTGAGCACGGTCGGTGGGTACCAGCTGCCCGGGCGGTCCAGGCGTGCGCCGCCGGTCAGGCACTGGGCGCCGGCGGCCACCGCGGCGTCCACCTGCTCGGCGACCACCTGCAGCTGGCGCTCGTCCACCATCGGTCCCAGGTCGCTGGCCGGGTCGGCCGGGTCACCGACCACCATCGTCTCGGCGATCGCGAGCAGCGCGCTGATCACCGCGTCGGAGACGTCGCTGTGCAGGTAGACCCGCTCCACCGAGGTGCACAGCTGGCCGGCGTTGGTGAAGGCCCCGGTGGCGATCTGCTGGGCCGCCCAGCGCGGGTTCACCCCGGCGTCCACCAGGATGGGGTCCTTGCCGCCGTTCTCCAGCAGCACCCGTCCGCCGCGGGCACCGACCGTGGCGGCGATCGCCCGGCCGGTCGTGGTGCTGCCCACCTGGGCGACCACGTGCACCCGCGGGTCTGCCGCCACCGCGGCGCCCACCGCACCGTCACCGGTGAGCACGTTGAGCACGCCGTCGGGCAGGCACTGCGAGATCCGCACGGCCAGCTCCCAGCCCGCCGCGGCGCTGCGCTCGGAGGGCTTGTGCACCACCGTGTTGCCCATGACGAGCGCAGCGGCGAGCAGCCCAGCAGCGGCCGGGTAGGGGTCGTTCCACGGGGTGAGCACGGCGACCACGCCGCGCGGCTCCCGCCGCACCACGTCCACCGCACCCGGGTCGCCCGCCAGGTTCCTGCCCGCCGCCAGCAGGCCCGTCACCGCGGCCTCCGCCAGCAGGTCCGCGGCCACCTCCGCCGAGCCCCTGGCCTCGCCGAGCAGGCGGCCGGTCTCGGCGCTGAGGACCTCGCCCAGGTGCTGGGCATCGGCCCGCACCACCCGGGCCGCCTCCTGCAGCGCCGCGGCGCGCTGAGCTGGCGGCGTCCGTCGCCACACCCCCCGCGCCACGTCCGCAGTGGCCACCGCCGCGGCCACCTCCTCCCGCGTCGCGGCAATGAGCGCCGTGCCGGGCTGGCCGGTGGACGGGTTGGTCCCCCGCACCTCGCGGGAGCCCTCGGCGGGCACCACCTGGCCGGCAAGGAGGTGCTGCTCCACCCGCTGTCCTGATTGGATCCCCGGTGCGCCGTCCACCCGAGAAACGCTACCCACGAACGGCGGAGCACCGCCGATCATGGGCGGGCAAAAGCCCCAAAAGTGCAGGTCACGCCCATGTTGTCGGTTCCTGGGGAGGGTGCCGGCTTCGCCGTGCGAGCGTTGCTCCGCTGTGGAACGTTGACCGCGTGAGGGTGCTGGGAGTCAACGCGATCTTTCATGACCCGGCGGCTGCCCTGGTGGTCGACGGACAGGTCGTCGCGGCCGCCGAGGAGGAGCGGTTCAGCCGGCGCAAGCACGGCAAGCGCCCGGTGCCGTTCTCCGCCTGGGAGCTGCCCGAGCTGAGCATGCGGTGGTGCCTGGAGACGGCGGGGCTGCGCCCGCAGGACCTCGACGCCGTGGCGTACTCCTTCGACCCGGCGCTGGCCAAGCCGGTGGACAGCGACCCGTGGGACCACCTGCGCCTGGACTACGCCCGCCGCGCCCCGAGCTTCCTCGCCACCGCGCTGCCCGGCCTCGACCCGGCGCAGGTGCAGTTCGTCCCGCACCACGTGGCGCACGCGGCCTCCGCCGGGCTGGCCGCGCCGCACCCGCGCAACAGCGTGCTGGTGCTCGACGGCCGGGGCGAGAGCACCTCGCACCTGGCCGGCACCTACCGCGACGGAGCGCTGCAGGTCCTCGCCGCCCAGCAGCTGCCGCACTCCCTGGGCCTGCTGTACGAGTCCCTCACCGAGCACCTGGGCTTCCTGCGCTCCAGCGACGAGTTCAAGGTGATGGCGCTGGCCTCCCACGGCACCCCGCGCCACCTCGAGGAGCTGCGCGAGCTGGTGCACGCGACCGGTAACGGCGGGTTCGTGGCTCCGGAGCTGGACTGGCACCGGTGGGCGCCCCCGCGGCGGGGCGGCGAGGAGAGCTGGGCGGCCCGGCACGCGGACCTGGCCGCCTCGGTGCAGCAGCGGCTGGAGGAGGTGCTGGTCGACCTCGCCACCTGGGTGCACGCCCAGACCGGCGACCAGGTGCTCACCATGGCCGGCGGCACCGCGCTCAACTGCGTCGCCAACTCCCGCATCTGGCGGGAGTCGCCGTTCGAGCAGGTGTGGGTGCAGCCGGCCGCCGGCGACGCCGGCACCGCCCTGGGCGCGGCGCTGCAGACCAGCGCGGACGGCGGGCAGGTGCCGGCGCCGATGCCCTCGGCCGCGCTGGGCCGCGGCTGGTCCGACGCGGACCTGGCGGCGTGGCTGCGCCGTGCCCAGGTCCCCTTCACCACCCCCGACGACCTGGCCGGCGAGGTGGCCGACGTGCTGGTGGCCGACGGGGTGGTGGCCTGGTTCGACG is from Rhodococcus sp. X156 and encodes:
- a CDS encoding carbamoyltransferase C-terminal domain-containing protein, with the translated sequence MRVLGVNAIFHDPAAALVVDGQVVAAAEEERFSRRKHGKRPVPFSAWELPELSMRWCLETAGLRPQDLDAVAYSFDPALAKPVDSDPWDHLRLDYARRAPSFLATALPGLDPAQVQFVPHHVAHAASAGLAAPHPRNSVLVLDGRGESTSHLAGTYRDGALQVLAAQQLPHSLGLLYESLTEHLGFLRSSDEFKVMALASHGTPRHLEELRELVHATGNGGFVAPELDWHRWAPPRRGGEESWAARHADLAASVQQRLEEVLVDLATWVHAQTGDQVLTMAGGTALNCVANSRIWRESPFEQVWVQPAAGDAGTALGAALQTSADGGQVPAPMPSAALGRGWSDADLAAWLRRAQVPFTTPDDLAGEVADVLVADGVVAWFDGRSEYGPRALGQRSLLANPMHAANLERLNDVKGREQFRPVAPMVLTERAAEIFGNGPVPSPYMLFVHDVSPLWRDRVPAVVHVDGTARIQTVDSSTNAGIAALLRAFAARTGVPVLVNTSLNTAGRPMVDDPRDALEVFGSAPVDVLVLGPHLVRRAATFRSHSGGGRADE